The Streptomyces laurentii genome contains a region encoding:
- a CDS encoding hypothetical protein (identified by MetaGeneAnnotator; putative;~sequence version:1) has product MLGIAMLTIVASTRSMNAAVMTIARAIQRRRSAGSVVPVELVELVELVEPVVLVVPVGAVGFGA; this is encoded by the coding sequence ATGCTCGGGATCGCGATGTTGACGATCGTGGCGTCGACCAGGTCCATGAACGCGGCGGTCATGACGATCGCGAGGGCGATCCAGCGGCGGCGGTCCGCGGGGTCGGTGGTGCCGGTGGAGCTGGTGGAGCTGGTGGAGCTGGTGGAGCCCGTTGTACTGGTGGTGCCGGTGGGTGCTGTGGGGTTCGGTGCCTGA
- a CDS encoding low temperature requirement protein ltrA (Bacterial low temperature requirement A protein (LtrA); cl01754;~identified by MetaGeneAnnotator; putative;~low temperature requirement protein LtrA [Streptomyces davawensis JCM4913]), whose amino-acid sequence MTQPPFLPLTARPRDEEHRVATPLELFFDLCFVVAVAQAGFELVHAVVEGHTGSGILNYLMVFWAIWWAWMNFTWFASAYDNDDVLYRVVALVQIAGVLVLAAGVSSAFETHDFLVVYIGYVVMRLALASQWLRAAHHAADPVERTLCRRYAAGVLACQVGWIALLIAPLDARPWVFLVMVLAEMAVPVYAEKDQPSQWHPHHIAERYGLFTIIVLGETIAAATVAVKSGVRENDALGEVLPIAAGGLLIVFAAWWIYFVVPAHDRLTSSRQGFLWGYSHFLIFTSAAAIGAGIEIAVEQAVGKTHLSAVAAAAAVTIPSALFLLCVWLLHARRFKTGFVQQAVLPVAALAVLLCTFAGRWAVLAAGLVAAAAVALGVALTASGSAARTTARISS is encoded by the coding sequence ATGACGCAGCCGCCCTTCCTCCCCCTCACCGCCCGGCCCCGCGACGAGGAGCACCGGGTCGCCACGCCGCTGGAGCTGTTCTTCGACCTCTGTTTCGTCGTCGCGGTCGCGCAGGCGGGGTTCGAACTCGTCCACGCGGTCGTCGAGGGACACACCGGCTCCGGGATCCTCAACTACCTGATGGTGTTCTGGGCCATCTGGTGGGCCTGGATGAACTTCACGTGGTTCGCCTCCGCGTACGACAACGACGACGTCCTCTACCGTGTCGTCGCCCTCGTCCAGATCGCCGGTGTCCTCGTCCTCGCCGCCGGGGTCTCCAGCGCGTTCGAGACGCACGACTTCCTCGTTGTCTACATCGGCTACGTCGTCATGCGGCTCGCCCTCGCCTCCCAGTGGCTGCGCGCCGCGCACCACGCCGCCGACCCCGTCGAGCGGACCCTGTGCCGCCGCTACGCGGCCGGTGTCCTGGCCTGCCAGGTCGGCTGGATCGCGCTGCTGATCGCCCCGCTCGACGCCCGCCCGTGGGTGTTCCTGGTGATGGTGCTCGCCGAGATGGCCGTCCCGGTGTACGCGGAGAAGGACCAGCCCAGCCAGTGGCACCCGCACCACATCGCCGAGCGCTACGGCCTGTTCACGATCATCGTGCTCGGCGAGACGATCGCGGCGGCGACGGTCGCCGTGAAGTCGGGTGTGCGCGAGAACGACGCCCTGGGCGAGGTCCTGCCGATCGCCGCCGGCGGGCTGCTGATCGTCTTCGCCGCCTGGTGGATCTACTTCGTCGTGCCCGCCCATGACCGGCTCACCTCCAGCCGGCAGGGCTTCCTGTGGGGGTACAGCCACTTCCTGATCTTCACCTCGGCCGCCGCCATCGGTGCGGGCATCGAGATCGCGGTCGAGCAGGCCGTCGGCAAGACGCACCTGTCCGCCGTCGCGGCGGCCGCCGCCGTGACCATCCCCTCGGCGCTCTTCCTCCTCTGTGTGTGGCTCCTGCACGCCCGCCGGTTCAAGACCGGCTTCGTTCAGCAGGCCGTGCTGCCCGTCGCCGCGCTCGCGGTCCTGCTGTGTACGTTCGCGGGGCGCTGGGCGGTGCTCGCCGCCGGTCTCGTCGCGGCCGCGGCCGTCGCGCTGGGGGTCGCCCTGACGGCCTCCGGGTCCGCCGCGCGTACCACCGCCCGAATCTCCTCCTGA
- a CDS encoding two-component SARP family transcriptional regulator fused with ATPase domain (identified by MetaGeneAnnotator; putative;~sequence version:1): protein MMFRLLGPLTVSGSPVTGGPRVRALLALLLLDAGRAVSAVRLVDGLYGDTPPAGAAGALQSQVSRLRRALPDGYGVDHSPAGYRLTGPDTGTGTGGGAGIGPDTVDVLRFERLAGYGARAAAAGDPVRAEELLREALGLWRGPALADVRDAPYAPARTARLDGLRLDALEEWAAALLASGGDPAPLVREVEAAAAAHPLRERLRALQIRALAGAGRQARALAVYEEVRGALADELGADPSPELAAAHLAVLRGERGAEGGVPAARPLPAPLTEFVGRAPEREWLRALLASARLVTLVGPGGAGKTRLALEGVREGRARREAVFVDLGAVGAGEAAGAFARALGVRDAAPDALVRALADRPVLLVVDNCEHVVAEAAVLVRALLTGCPALRVLATSREALGLTGESLLPLGALAPKAAVELFVRRGAAARPGFAGHARVAEVCAALDGLPLALELAAARLRTLGVDELADRLGERMGRPLGERSGERPGGPLGERSGERPGGPLDAPRAHPDDRFRLLSRGDRTAPARHRTLAAVVEWSWGLLDAAEQRLAARFSVFRGGATAGAVARVCGADRADAEELLASLTEKSLVEAVVVDGGAGPVRYRMLETVRAYAAGRLPAGDPAPAAHTAHCLALARTADPALRGPDQLDRLARLDAEEPNLRAALRRAIAHAPDDGLRLVAALTPYWWLRGLRGQVAGLARDLLDAADRAGLDPVAAGLGEEYVLGVLAANAPATGPDSGACAERLARARTLLTTRAEPLRQPFTAFLWATAVGPEVRLPVPDDPWSRALGQAGQGHLALERGDREAARAALTAALAGFRALGERWGTATALEGLAALSPDPLPLLGEALALFESLGVAEDIVDLLVRRAAVHEAAGEVEAAAADRARAARVARRAGLPAPV from the coding sequence ATGATGTTCCGGCTGCTGGGCCCGCTCACCGTCTCCGGTTCGCCCGTCACCGGCGGCCCACGGGTCCGGGCGCTGCTCGCGCTGCTGCTGCTCGACGCGGGGCGGGCCGTCTCGGCCGTACGGCTGGTCGACGGCCTGTACGGTGACACGCCCCCGGCCGGGGCCGCCGGTGCCCTCCAGTCCCAGGTCTCACGGCTGCGGCGGGCGCTACCGGACGGGTACGGGGTCGACCACTCCCCCGCCGGGTACCGCCTGACCGGGCCGGACACCGGCACCGGTACGGGGGGCGGGGCCGGTATCGGTCCGGACACCGTGGACGTGCTCCGCTTCGAGCGGCTGGCCGGGTACGGTGCCCGGGCGGCCGCGGCCGGCGATCCCGTACGGGCCGAGGAGCTGTTGCGGGAGGCCCTGGGGCTGTGGCGCGGCCCGGCCCTCGCGGACGTGCGGGACGCCCCGTACGCCCCGGCGCGGACCGCCCGGCTGGACGGCCTCCGGCTCGACGCCCTGGAGGAGTGGGCCGCCGCGCTGCTCGCCTCGGGCGGCGATCCCGCCCCGCTCGTACGGGAGGTGGAGGCAGCAGCGGCCGCCCACCCGCTGCGCGAGCGGCTGCGCGCGCTCCAGATACGAGCGCTCGCGGGCGCGGGACGGCAGGCGCGGGCGCTCGCCGTGTACGAGGAGGTGCGCGGGGCGCTCGCCGACGAGCTGGGCGCGGATCCGTCGCCGGAGCTGGCCGCGGCGCATCTCGCCGTCCTGCGGGGCGAGCGGGGCGCCGAGGGAGGCGTGCCCGCCGCCCGGCCGTTGCCCGCCCCGCTCACCGAGTTCGTCGGACGCGCGCCCGAACGGGAGTGGTTGCGCGCTCTCTTGGCCTCCGCGCGCCTGGTGACACTGGTCGGGCCGGGCGGCGCGGGCAAGACCAGGCTCGCGCTCGAAGGCGTACGGGAGGGGCGCGCGCGGCGGGAAGCGGTGTTCGTGGACCTGGGGGCGGTGGGGGCCGGCGAGGCGGCGGGGGCGTTCGCGCGCGCCCTCGGGGTACGGGACGCGGCGCCGGACGCGCTCGTCCGGGCGCTCGCGGACCGGCCGGTGCTGCTCGTCGTCGACAACTGCGAGCATGTGGTGGCGGAGGCCGCCGTGCTGGTACGGGCGTTGCTGACCGGCTGCCCGGCGCTGCGGGTCCTCGCCACCAGCCGTGAGGCGCTGGGCCTCACGGGCGAGTCGCTGCTGCCGCTCGGGGCGCTCGCGCCAAAGGCGGCGGTGGAGTTGTTCGTGCGGCGTGGGGCGGCCGCCCGGCCCGGTTTCGCGGGGCACGCGCGCGTAGCGGAGGTGTGCGCGGCCCTGGACGGGCTGCCGCTCGCCCTGGAACTGGCGGCGGCCCGGCTGCGGACGCTCGGCGTCGACGAGCTGGCCGACCGGCTGGGCGAGCGCATGGGCCGGCCGCTGGGCGAGCGGTCGGGTGAGCGGCCGGGTGGGCCGCTGGGCGAGCGGTCGGGTGAGCGGCCGGGTGGGCCGCTCGACGCTCCTCGCGCCCACCCCGACGACCGGTTCCGGCTGCTGTCGCGGGGCGATCGCACCGCGCCCGCCCGGCACCGGACGCTGGCGGCGGTCGTGGAGTGGAGCTGGGGCCTGCTCGACGCGGCGGAACAGCGGCTGGCGGCGCGGTTCTCGGTGTTCCGCGGCGGGGCGACGGCCGGCGCCGTGGCCCGGGTGTGCGGGGCGGACCGCGCGGACGCGGAGGAGCTGCTGGCGTCCCTGACCGAGAAGTCGCTGGTGGAGGCGGTGGTCGTGGACGGCGGGGCGGGGCCGGTCCGGTACCGGATGCTGGAGACCGTACGGGCCTACGCGGCCGGCCGGCTGCCCGCCGGCGACCCGGCGCCCGCCGCGCACACCGCCCACTGCCTGGCCCTCGCCCGGACCGCCGACCCCGCGCTGCGCGGACCGGACCAGCTCGACCGGCTGGCCCGGCTCGACGCCGAGGAGCCGAACCTCCGCGCCGCCCTGCGCCGGGCCATCGCGCACGCCCCGGACGACGGCCTCCGTCTGGTGGCCGCGCTCACCCCGTACTGGTGGCTCCGCGGGCTGCGCGGCCAGGTCGCCGGACTCGCGCGGGACCTCCTCGACGCGGCCGACCGGGCCGGGCTCGACCCGGTGGCGGCCGGGCTCGGCGAGGAGTACGTGCTGGGCGTCCTCGCGGCGAACGCCCCGGCCACCGGGCCGGATTCGGGCGCGTGCGCCGAACGCCTCGCGCGGGCGCGCACGTTGCTCACGACGCGCGCGGAGCCGCTGCGGCAGCCGTTCACGGCCTTCCTGTGGGCCACGGCGGTCGGGCCCGAGGTGCGGCTTCCGGTGCCGGACGACCCGTGGTCGCGGGCGCTGGGGCAGGCCGGGCAGGGGCATCTGGCGCTCGAACGGGGCGACCGCGAGGCGGCGCGGGCCGCGCTCACCGCGGCGCTGGCCGGCTTCCGGGCCCTTGGCGAGCGCTGGGGCACGGCGACCGCGCTGGAGGGCCTGGCCGCGCTCTCCCCCGACCCGCTGCCGCTCCTCGGCGAGGCCCTCGCCCTCTTCGAGTCCCTGGGGGTCGCGGAGGACATCGTCGACCTGCTCGTCCGCCGCGCCGCCGTCCACGAGGCCGCGGGCGAGGTGGAGGCAGCGGCGGCGGACCGGGCCCGGGCGGCGCGGGTCGCCCGCCGGGCGGGGCTGCCGGCACCCGTCTGA
- a CDS encoding hypothetical protein (identified by MetaGeneAnnotator; putative;~sequence version:1) produces the protein MTCGDGLETLLNDPKDPSHDPYETTETHLERLLGRALNSFDLPDSVIERLETALAHSTALYSSHHSAALHRTTYRHTYLLPDGSALGLWELVHNSGRGGAEQHELYTEEAEVRLAVSRLPEGPSPDWSGDRDGGTPSAGDGDLELLSSLFARPIPAQPRMYVPDNSDDHARRVLRRAENADRPGEAMAGRLRLAFAHHITQALGRQCPLEGGRDAGFTLYEHQFLLLDGSEVSLWEVEHTATPDGRHMCEVYESERAARDAMESRSRVR, from the coding sequence GTGACATGCGGCGACGGCCTGGAGACCCTCTTGAACGATCCGAAGGATCCTTCCCACGATCCGTACGAGACGACCGAGACCCACCTTGAGCGACTCCTCGGCCGGGCGCTCAACTCCTTCGATCTGCCCGACTCCGTGATCGAGCGGCTGGAGACGGCCCTGGCCCACTCCACCGCGCTGTACTCCTCGCACCACAGCGCGGCGCTGCACCGCACCACGTACCGCCACACCTATCTCCTCCCCGACGGCTCCGCGCTGGGCCTCTGGGAGCTCGTGCACAACTCCGGCCGGGGCGGCGCCGAGCAGCACGAGCTGTACACGGAGGAGGCCGAGGTCCGGCTCGCCGTGTCCCGGCTGCCGGAGGGCCCGTCGCCCGACTGGTCGGGGGACCGCGACGGCGGCACGCCGTCCGCCGGGGACGGCGACCTGGAGCTGCTGAGCTCGCTCTTCGCCCGCCCGATACCCGCCCAGCCCCGGATGTACGTGCCGGACAACTCCGACGACCACGCCCGCCGGGTGCTGCGCCGCGCGGAGAACGCGGACCGGCCGGGCGAGGCGATGGCGGGCCGGCTGCGGCTCGCGTTCGCGCACCACATCACGCAGGCGCTCGGACGCCAGTGCCCGCTGGAGGGCGGCCGGGACGCCGGCTTCACGCTCTACGAGCACCAGTTCCTGCTGCTCGACGGCAGCGAGGTCAGCCTGTGGGAGGTCGAGCACACGGCGACCCCCGACGGCCGGCACATGTGCGAGGTGTACGAGAGCGAGCGCGCCGCCCGCGACGCGATGGAGTCCCGCTCCCGGGTCCGCTGA
- a CDS encoding DNA lyase (identified by MetaGeneAnnotator; putative;~sequence version:1): MLLVAGPGGEGEEGRLRHALMEQQSPTRPGARGASVSLQDSCWAPTDKTPPGFGRGVADGSTGRWADGPADRRTPGPTDRWAVVAAVPEAGLTV, translated from the coding sequence GTGCTCCTCGTCGCGGGGCCGGGCGGTGAGGGGGAGGAAGGGCGGCTGCGTCATGCCCTCATGGAACAGCAGAGTCCCACGCGCCCCGGCGCACGCGGCGCGAGCGTTTCGCTCCAGGACTCCTGTTGGGCCCCCACGGACAAGACCCCGCCCGGCTTCGGCCGCGGGGTCGCCGACGGGTCGACGGGCCGGTGGGCTGACGGACCGGCGGACCGACGGACCCCCGGACCCACGGACCGGTGGGCCGTCGTGGCTGCCGTCCCGGAGGCCGGCCTGACCGTTTGA
- a CDS encoding 2-hydroxycyclohexanecarboxyl-CoA dehydrogenase (identified by MetaGeneAnnotator; putative;~sequence version:1) encodes MRTHEGFDDGLDDDSEAGTTRTALVTGASRGIGRAVARRLARDGMVVAVHYGSDAAAAQETVDLIAAAGGRAFAVGADLASYDGVLTLVDGVRAGLAAHTGRTADSGAPLDVLVNNAAVATSGGHLQDETVEGFDRLFAVNVRAPFFLVQQLLPVLRDGGRIVNIGSGVTRIALADELAYAMTKGAMETFTRTLANVVGARRITVNTVAPGPTETAALTARLAAVPELEHLMIAGQALPWVGQPEDIADPVAFLASPDGRWITGTVIDASGGTYLGPKF; translated from the coding sequence ATGCGGACCCACGAAGGCTTCGACGACGGCCTCGACGACGACTCCGAGGCCGGCACCACCCGTACCGCCCTGGTCACCGGCGCCTCGCGCGGCATCGGGCGGGCCGTCGCGCGGCGGCTCGCCCGGGACGGGATGGTCGTCGCCGTCCACTACGGGTCGGACGCGGCGGCCGCGCAGGAGACCGTGGACCTGATCGCGGCGGCCGGCGGCCGGGCGTTCGCGGTGGGCGCCGATCTGGCCTCGTATGACGGGGTGCTGACGCTCGTGGACGGCGTACGGGCCGGACTCGCCGCGCACACCGGGCGTACGGCGGACTCGGGCGCCCCGCTGGACGTCCTGGTCAACAACGCGGCCGTCGCCACCTCCGGCGGGCACCTCCAGGACGAGACCGTCGAGGGCTTCGACCGGCTCTTCGCGGTCAACGTCCGGGCGCCGTTCTTCCTGGTGCAGCAGCTTCTGCCGGTGCTGCGCGACGGGGGCCGCATCGTGAACATCGGGTCCGGCGTCACCCGGATCGCGCTCGCCGACGAGCTGGCCTATGCCATGACGAAGGGCGCGATGGAGACCTTCACCCGCACCCTCGCGAATGTCGTCGGCGCCCGCCGGATCACTGTCAACACGGTCGCGCCGGGCCCCACGGAGACCGCCGCGCTCACCGCCCGGCTGGCCGCCGTGCCGGAGCTGGAGCACCTGATGATCGCCGGGCAGGCGCTGCCGTGGGTGGGGCAGCCGGAGGACATCGCCGATCCGGTGGCGTTCCTGGCCTCGCCGGACGGGCGCTGGATCACCGGCACCGTGATCGACGCATCGGGCGGTACGTACCTCGGCCCCAAATTCTGA
- a CDS encoding hypothetical protein (identified by MetaGeneAnnotator; putative;~nitrate/nitrite transport protein NarU; Provisional;~predicted protein [Streptomyces sp. C]), whose amino-acid sequence MGSVIHSTRTKDGPVPVSYDTDQYRPGRAITDWEPENELFWKSFGKRVAARNLWIAVPALLVAFVVWQVWSVTATNLKDVGFSYSTSQLFWLTAIPGLTGGTARIFYTFLGPMVGQRRFTALSTAVLVVPLIWLGIAIQDPATPYGVMVAIAALCGIGGANFASSLANIGFFFPKAKKGSAAGINGGLGNLGVSVVQLLTPIVITWSVIAIGSAQHKADGTAVHLQNAAFIWVPVLLVLAAVAWFGQNDLKVASTPFSRQKIIFKRKHTWLMTWLYVGTFGSFIGFAAALPMLIKTTFPDYSVATYAWMGPAVGALSRWAGGWIADKWGGARVTILSFVGMAAAIVGVISFLPPSGGDGGSFPGFFLCFLAAFFFSGIGNGSTFRQIPVIFRTTSLNGLTEGTPEYAGALKQAEMESGAVTGFTSAIAAYGFFFIPALFGSVAVTSAMWGFVAFYLSCVVVAWWFYARKNAEAPS is encoded by the coding sequence ATGGGTTCCGTCATCCACAGCACCCGAACCAAAGACGGGCCCGTACCCGTCTCGTACGACACGGACCAGTACCGGCCCGGCAGGGCGATCACGGACTGGGAACCGGAGAACGAACTCTTCTGGAAGTCCTTCGGCAAACGGGTCGCCGCCCGCAACCTGTGGATCGCGGTACCCGCGCTGCTCGTCGCCTTCGTGGTGTGGCAGGTGTGGTCGGTCACCGCGACCAACCTGAAAGACGTCGGCTTCTCCTACTCCACCTCCCAGCTGTTCTGGCTGACGGCCATCCCCGGCCTGACCGGCGGCACGGCCCGGATCTTCTACACCTTCCTCGGCCCGATGGTCGGCCAGCGCCGGTTCACCGCCCTGTCCACGGCGGTCCTGGTCGTCCCGCTGATCTGGCTGGGCATCGCGATCCAGGACCCGGCCACCCCGTACGGCGTGATGGTGGCCATCGCCGCCCTCTGCGGCATCGGCGGCGCCAACTTCGCGTCCTCCCTCGCCAACATCGGCTTCTTCTTCCCCAAGGCGAAGAAGGGCAGCGCGGCCGGCATCAACGGCGGTCTCGGCAACCTCGGCGTCTCCGTCGTCCAGCTCCTCACTCCGATCGTCATCACCTGGTCGGTGATCGCGATCGGCTCGGCCCAGCACAAGGCCGACGGCACCGCCGTCCACCTCCAGAACGCGGCCTTCATCTGGGTGCCGGTCCTCCTCGTCCTGGCCGCCGTCGCCTGGTTCGGGCAGAACGACCTGAAGGTGGCCTCCACCCCGTTCAGCCGGCAGAAGATCATCTTCAAGCGCAAGCACACCTGGCTGATGACCTGGCTGTACGTCGGCACCTTCGGCTCCTTCATCGGCTTCGCCGCCGCCCTGCCGATGCTGATCAAGACCACCTTCCCGGACTACTCCGTCGCCACCTACGCCTGGATGGGCCCGGCGGTCGGCGCTCTCTCCCGGTGGGCGGGCGGCTGGATCGCCGACAAGTGGGGTGGCGCGCGCGTGACCATCCTGTCCTTCGTGGGCATGGCGGCCGCCATCGTCGGTGTCATCTCCTTCCTTCCTCCCTCGGGTGGTGACGGCGGTTCGTTCCCCGGCTTCTTCCTCTGCTTCCTCGCGGCCTTCTTCTTCTCGGGCATCGGCAACGGCTCGACCTTCCGCCAGATCCCGGTGATCTTCCGCACCACCAGCCTGAACGGGCTGACCGAAGGCACCCCGGAGTACGCCGGGGCCCTGAAGCAGGCGGAGATGGAGTCGGGCGCGGTGACCGGCTTCACCTCGGCCATCGCCGCCTATGGCTTCTTCTTCATCCCGGCCCTCTTCGGCTCGGTGGCCGTGACCAGCGCGATGTGGGGCTTCGTCGCCTTCTACCTCAGCTGTGTGGTCGTGGCCTGGTGGTTCTACGCCCGCAAGAACGCCGAGGCTCCCAGCTGA
- a CDS encoding transmembrane efflux protein (The Major Facilitator Superfamily (MFS) isa large and diverse group of secondary transporters that includes uniporters, symporters, and antiporters. MFS proteins facilitate the transport across cytoplasmic or internal membranes of a variety of...; cd06174;~drug resistance transporter, EmrB/QacA subfamily; TIGR00711;~identified by MetaGeneAnnotator; putative;~putative substrate translocation pore;~transmembrane efflux protein [Streptomyces pristinaespiralis ATCC25486]): MTAAFMDLVDATIVNIAIPSIERDLGATFGAIQWITAGYALAFAAGLITGGRLGDIYGRKRLFLTGTAGFTLASALCGVAANQEMLVGSRLLQGAAAALMVPQVLSIVHVTFPAHERGKVFGLFGAIIGLGAVSGPLLGALLTQWNIAGLEWRPIFLINLPVGVAALILGRRFITESKAPKALRLDLVGVVLVTGALLMLIYPLTRGRELGWPLWGHLMMAGSLLVFGALVAYEKHKARKDGSPLVELSLFKVPSFAAGIAVQLTFGVVMGIFFLVWTLYMQIGLGWSPLKAGLTGVPFSVAVSVAAGLSVQQLVPRFGRKVLQTGALTMATGILIYLWEAGHYGTGIAPWQMILPLVVMGLGMGLIVAPLTDAVLSGVPREHAGSASGLINTTGQMGNALGLGLVSVVFFGAIDEKRLAVMPQETGDAFVRAFQNSLGWTVAVLAAIFLVMFALPAKTRQHLEGGDDEEPGTAAAGDAEAAKEPALVS, translated from the coding sequence ATGACCGCCGCGTTCATGGACCTGGTCGACGCCACGATCGTCAACATCGCGATCCCGAGCATCGAGCGGGACCTGGGCGCGACGTTCGGCGCGATCCAGTGGATCACCGCCGGGTACGCGCTCGCGTTCGCCGCGGGCCTGATCACCGGCGGCCGGCTCGGCGACATCTACGGCCGCAAGCGGCTCTTCCTGACCGGCACCGCCGGCTTCACGCTGGCGTCCGCGCTGTGCGGTGTCGCCGCGAACCAGGAGATGCTGGTCGGCTCGCGCCTGCTGCAGGGCGCGGCGGCGGCGCTGATGGTGCCGCAGGTGCTGTCGATCGTGCACGTCACCTTCCCGGCGCACGAGCGCGGCAAGGTCTTCGGTCTGTTCGGCGCGATCATCGGGCTCGGCGCGGTGTCGGGCCCGCTGCTCGGCGCGCTGCTGACCCAGTGGAACATCGCGGGCCTGGAGTGGCGCCCGATCTTCCTCATCAACCTGCCTGTCGGCGTCGCCGCCCTCATCCTGGGCCGCCGCTTCATCACCGAGTCCAAGGCCCCGAAGGCGCTCCGCCTGGACCTGGTGGGCGTCGTCCTGGTGACCGGCGCGCTGCTGATGCTGATCTACCCGCTGACCCGCGGCCGCGAGCTGGGCTGGCCGCTGTGGGGCCACCTGATGATGGCGGGCAGCCTGCTGGTCTTCGGCGCGCTCGTCGCGTACGAGAAGCACAAGGCGCGCAAGGACGGTTCGCCGCTCGTCGAGCTGTCGCTGTTCAAGGTGCCGTCGTTCGCGGCGGGCATCGCCGTCCAGCTGACGTTCGGCGTCGTGATGGGCATCTTCTTCCTGGTCTGGACGCTCTACATGCAGATCGGCCTGGGCTGGAGCCCGCTGAAGGCCGGCCTGACGGGCGTGCCGTTCTCGGTGGCCGTGTCCGTGGCGGCGGGTCTCTCGGTGCAGCAGCTGGTGCCGCGCTTCGGCCGCAAGGTGCTGCAGACGGGCGCCCTGACGATGGCGACGGGCATCCTGATCTACCTCTGGGAGGCCGGGCACTACGGCACCGGCATCGCGCCCTGGCAGATGATCCTGCCGCTGGTGGTGATGGGTCTGGGCATGGGCCTGATCGTGGCGCCGCTGACCGACGCGGTGCTGTCCGGAGTGCCGCGCGAGCACGCCGGATCGGCCTCGGGCCTGATCAACACGACCGGGCAGATGGGCAACGCGCTCGGCCTCGGCCTGGTGTCGGTGGTGTTCTTCGGCGCGATCGACGAGAAGCGGCTCGCGGTGATGCCGCAGGAGACGGGCGACGCGTTCGTCCGGGCGTTCCAGAACTCGCTGGGCTGGACGGTGGCGGTGCTCGCCGCCATCTTCCTGGTGATGTTCGCGCTGCCGGCCAAGACGCGGCAGCACCTGGAGGGCGGCGACGACGAGGAGCCGGGCACGGCCGCGGCGGGCGACGCCGAGGCGGCGAAGGAGCCCGCCCTGGTCTCCTGA